One window of Watersipora subatra chromosome 3, tzWatSuba1.1, whole genome shotgun sequence genomic DNA carries:
- the LOC137390416 gene encoding uncharacterized protein, translating to MQTGIELKQMAKSEVHLKQVLRRGSGKLDTQSPLARGSGTLDTSSPLARGNGTLDTSSPSVRGSGTLDTSSPLAKSSGTLGISSTLARSSGTFDTSSPLARGSGTFDTSNPFARSSETLDTSSPLVKGSETLDTSSTLARSRGTVDTSSPLARGSETLDTSSPLARDSGTLAKSSPLARGSETLDTSSTLARGSGTLYTSSSLARGSGTLDTSSTLARGSETLDTSSPLARGSETLDTSSTLARGSGTLYTSSSLAKGSGTLDKSSPLARDSGTLDTSSPLARGSETLDTSSTLARGSGTLYTSSSLAKGSGTLDKSSPLARDSGTLDTSSPLARGSETLDTSSSAISKQI from the exons ATGCAAACCGGAATAGAGCTGAAGCAAATGGCAAAGAGTGAAGTTCATTTGAAACAGGTTTTGAGAAG GGGCAGTGGGAAACTTGACACACAGAGTCCTTTAGCGAGGGGCAGTGGGACACTTGACACATCAAGTCCTTTAGCTAGGGGTAATGGGACACTTGACACATCAAGTCCTTCAGTGAGAGGCAGTGGGACACTTGACACATCAAGTCCTTTAGCGAAGAGCAGTGGGACACTTGGCATATCAAGTACTTTAGCGAGGAGCAGTGGGACATTTGACACATCAAGTCCTTTAGCGAGGGGTAGTGGGACATTTGACACATCAAATCCTTTTGCGAGGAGCAGTGAGACACTTGACACATCAAGCCCTTTAGTGAAGGGTAGTGAGACGCTTGACACATCAAGTACTTTAGCGAGGAGTAGAGGGACAGTTGACACATCAAGTCCTTTAGCGAGGGGCAGTGAGACACTTGACACATCAAGTCCTTTAGCGAGGGACAGTGGGACACTTGCCAAATCAAGTCCTTTAGCGAGGGGTAGTGAGACGCTTGACACATCCAGTACTTTAGCGAGGGGTAGTGGGACACTTTACACATCAAGTTCTTTAGCGAGGGGTAGTGGGACACTTGACACATCAAGTACTTTAGCGAGGGGCAGTGAGACACTTGACACATCAAGTCCTTTAGCGAGGGGTAGTGAGACGCTTGACACATCAAGTACTTTAGCGAGGGGTAGTGGGACACTTTACACATCAAGTTCTTTAGCGAAGGGTAGTGGGACACTTGACAAATCAAGTCCTTTAGCGAGGGACAGTGGGACACTTGACACATCAAGTCCTTTAGCGAGGGGTAGTGAGACGCTTGACACATCAAGTACTTTAGCGAGGGGTAGTGGGACACTTTACACATCAAGTTCTTTAGCGAAGGGTAGTGGGACACTTGACAAATCAAGTCCTTTAGCGAGGGACAGTGGGACACTTGACACATCAAGTCCTTTAGCGAGGGGCAGTGAGACACTTGACACATCAAGTTCTGCCATTTCTAAACAAATTTGA